In the genome of Gadus morhua chromosome 12, gadMor3.0, whole genome shotgun sequence, one region contains:
- the prdx6 gene encoding peroxiredoxin-6, protein MPGVLLGDVFPNFEAETTIGRIKFHDFLGDSWGILFSHPRDFTPVCTTELACAAGITGEFKKRGVKMIALSIDSVEDHTNWSKDVMAFNGETGTPLPFPIIADDKRSLSVQLGMLDPDEIDKDGMPLTARCVFVIGPDKKLKLSILYPATTGRNFDELLRVIDSLQLTAQKKVATPVNWKPGDKVMVIPSLSEAEATALFPNGVTCKELPSGKKYLRFTQP, encoded by the exons ATGCCCGGGGTTTTGCTTGGAGATGTGTTCCCCAACTTCGAAGCCGAAACCACCATCGGCAGGATTAAGTTCCACGACTTCCTAGGAGACTC GTGGGGGATCCTGTTCTCCCACCCAAGGGACTTCACTCCCGTGTGTACCACTGAGCTTGCATGTGCGGCCGGCATCACCGGTGAGTTCAAGAAACGAGGAGTCAAGATGATTGCGCTGTCCATCGACAGTGTGGAGGACCACACCAACTGGAGCAAG GATGTGATGGCCTTCAACGGTGAAACTGGCACCCCATTGCCTTTCCCCATCATCGCCGATGACAAGAGATCGCTCTCAGTCCAGCTGGGCATGTTGGACCCGGATGAGATCGACAAGGATGGGATGCCTCTCACTGCCCGCTGT GTGTTTGTGATCGGACCGGACAAGAAGCTCAAGTTGTCCATTCTCTACCCAGCAACAACTGGAAGGAACTTTGATGAGCTGCTGAGGGTCATAGACTCCCTGCAGCTCACCGCTCAGAAGAAGGTGGCCACCCCTGTCAACTGGAAG CCTGGTGATAAAGTAATGGTCATCCCCTCTCTTTCTGAGGCAGAGGCCACCGCCCTTTTTCCTAATGGGGTGACATGCAAGGAACTGCCTTCTGGGAAGAAATACCTGCGCTTCACCCAGCCCTGA
- the LOC115555622 gene encoding dimethylaniline monooxygenase [N-oxide-forming] 5 gives MVKRVAIIGAGPSGLTSMKACLEEGMVPTCFESSDDMGGLWKFKEVSEPNRASIYRSLTINISKEMMCYSDFPIPADYPNYMHHSKILKYFRMYAEHFKLLEYIRYQTLVKSVKQRPDYSRSGQWEVLTQSKDGQEERHVFDAVICCSGHYTYPHLPLKEFPGIETFEGKYFHSWDYKGPEDMQGKRVVVVGIGNSGGDIAVEGSRVAEQVYLSTRRGAWIVRQVSDNGLPLDMKYNTRFVHILFQLMPVSFLNWFGEGKVNAMYDHTMYAIKPNHRLFSQIPVFNDELPLKILSGSVVIKSNIKEIRGSTVEFEDDSVLEKVDVIVFATGYNYDFPFLPQNAMYKTGHRVGLYKHVFPPTLEHSTLAVVGFIHALGAIMPQAEMQARWVASVFKGTKKLPPTQTMIKSVEKDTKVIQKNFIVSKRTPLQVDFVDYMDDLAGEIGIRPSLLWLFFTDYALFKRLLWGPMTAYQYRVTGKGKWDGARKAIFTQFDRMYEPLKTRKVDGQDQGTSLAGLLFKLSLTAMVGGAAAYYVHARNPNTIPNLIARLRPQMA, from the exons ATGGTGAAAAGGGTGGCAATAATCGGGGCAGGGCCCTCTGGTCTGACCAGCATGAAAGCCTGTCTAGAAGAGGGAATGGTGCCCACCTGCTTTGAGAGCAGCGACGACATGGGGGGCCTGTGGAAGTTCAAG GAAGTTTCTGAGCCAAACAGGGCCAGCATCTATCGCTCACTCACCATCAACATCTCCAAGGAAATGATGTGCTACAGCGACTTCCCAATCCCTGCCGATTACCCAAACTACATGCACCATTCCAAGATCCTCAAGTACTTCCGCATGTATGCTGAGCATTTCAAACTGCTGGAGTACATCCGCTATCAG ACCCTAGTGAAGAGTGTCAAACAGAGACCAGACTACTCCCGTAGTGGGCAATGGGAGGTCTTGACCCAAAGCAAAGATGGACAGGAGGAAAGACATGTATTTGATGCGGTCATCTGCTGTTCTGGCCACTACACCTACCCCCACCTGCCTCTCAAGGAATTCCCAG gaattGAAACATTTGAAGGGAAGTACTTCCACAGCTGGGACTACAAGGGACCTGAAGACATGCAGGGGAAGAGAGTGGTTGTGGTTGGCATTGGAAATTCTGGAGGGGACATTGCTGTGGAGGGGAGCAGAGTTGCAGAGCAG GTTTATCTAAGCACTCGCCGCGGTGCCTGGATCGTCCGCCAGGTCTCTGACAATGGCCTGCCTTTGGACATGAAGTACAACACACGCTTTGTCCACATCCTGTTCCAGCTGATGCCTGTCTCCTTCCTAAACTGGTTTGGTGAGGGGAAAGTGAATGCTATGTACGACCATACCATGTACGCCATCAAGCCCAACCACAG ACTGTTTAGTCAGATCCCAGTCTTCAATGATGAACTGCCCCTCAAGATTCTGTCTGGATCTGTGGTCATTAAGTCAAACATCAAGGAGATCCGTGGCTCTACGGTGGAGTTTGAGGATGACAGCGTGCTGGAGAAG GTGGATGTTATCGTGTTCGCAACGGGGTACAACTATGatttccccttcctcccccaaaATGCGATGTACAAGACTGGGCACCGCGTAGGCCTTTACAAGCACGTTTTCCCACCCACCCTGGAGCACTCCACATTGGCTGTGGTGGGTTTCATCCATGCCCTGGGAGCCATTATGCCCCAGGCTGAGATGCAAGCGCGCTGGGTAGCTAGTGTCTTCAAAG GCACGAAGAAGCTTCCTCCTACGCAGACCATGATAAAGTCTGTCGAGAAGGACACCAAAGTTATACAAAAAAA CTTCATCGTGTCCAAGCGGACACCCTTGCAGGTTGACTTTGTCGACTACATGGATGACCTTGCGGGGGAAATTGGAATACGCCCCAGCCTTCTCTGGCTCTTCTTTACAGACTATGCCCTGTTCAAGAGGCTGCTGTGGGGCCCTATGACGGCATACCAGTACCGTGTGACGGGAAAAGGGAAGTGGGATGGGGCCCGCAAGGCCATCTTCACTCAATTTGACCGCATGTATGAACCACTGAAGACCCGCAAG GTGGACGGTCAGGACCAGGGAACTTCCCTTGCAGGTCTGCTGTTCAAGTTGAGCCTGACCGCCATGGTCGGAGGAGCCGCGGCATACTACGTCCATGCCCGCAACCCCAACACCATCCCAAACCTCATCGCCAGGCTGCGCCCACAGATGGCCTGA
- the plpp6 gene encoding polyisoprenoid diphosphate/phosphate phosphohydrolase PLPP6 — protein sequence MPSPKAKNPLRSGGSPVLGNSNGRFEFMSLNRTPPPHLIQRQGSDTTTARLRASESPTRRRGSGSSTGSTSGQGMPEEDCMRLNPSILGIALSSLLAIDLWLSKCLGVCACEDSSWGSIRPLMKLIEISGHGIPWLVGTAYCIYKSDSTAGQEVMLNLFMALLLDLVLVGIVKASVRRRRPVHNRMDMFATFSVDRYSFPSGHATRAAMCGRFLLAHLVLAAPLRVLVLLWAGTVGLSRVLLGRHNVTDVLFGFWMGYCQYNLVEMLWLSPQALQALLGQLE from the exons ATGCCTTCTCCAAAAGCGAAAAACCCTTTACGGAGCGGTGGTAGTCCTGTGCTTGGCAACTCCAACGGCCGTTTCGAGTTCATGTCGCTGAACCGAACACCGCCACCGCACCTTATCCAGAGGCAGGGCTCCGACACTACTACTGCCCGGTTAAGAGCCTCGGAGAGCCCCACACGGCGCCGCGGCTCCGGTTCTTCCACCGGTTCAACCAGCGGCCAGGGGATGCCAGAAGAGGACTGTATGCGGCTCAACCCGTCTATCCTAGGAATAGCGCTTAGCTCTCTTCTTGCCATAGACCTGTGGCTTTCCAAATGCCTTGGGGTTTGCGCCTGTGAAGATTCCTCATGGGGTAGTATTCGACCGTTGATGAAATTGATAGAGATCTCCGGCCATGGGATCCCTTGGCTGGTTGGGACAGCCTACTGCATCTATAAGAGTGACAGTACTGCAGGACAAGAAGTCATGTTAAACCTTTTCATGG CCCTGCTACTGGACCTGGTCCTGGTGGGCATCGTCAAGGCTTCGGTACGCCGGCGCCGGCCTGTCCACAACCGCATGGACATGTTCGCCACTTTCTCCGTTGACCGCTACTCCTTCCCCTCCGGCCACGCCACGCGTGCCGCCATGTGTGGCCGCTTTCTCCTGGCCCACTTGGTGCTGGCGGCACCGCTGCGGGTGCTTGTCCTGCTGTGGGCCGGCACTGTAGGACTGAGCCGTGTTCTGCTGGGCAGGCACAACGTGACGGACGTGCTGTTTGGCTTCTGGATGGGCTACTGCCAGTACAACCTGGTGGAAATGCTGTGGCTCTCACCGCAGGCGCTGCAGGCGCTTCTGGGACAGCTGGAGTAA